A stretch of Thermoanaerobaculales bacterium DNA encodes these proteins:
- the pal gene encoding peptidoglycan-associated lipoprotein Pal produces the protein MRPTSRLAAALIAVLLLATLGACKSTKVPPPTAPTPTATTPGTGEGPEGIEEEIVGEPTAEPLVSEEVREELPEDLALLNAGGYLEDIFFDTNLYDIKPEYRDALARNAAWLQQHRTIQILIEGHCDERNTREYNLALGERRAAAVRDYLIFLGVGAERLRTISYGEERPFEVGSGEQAWRLNRRAHFVITAR, from the coding sequence ATGAGACCCACTTCCCGTCTCGCTGCAGCCCTGATCGCCGTGCTCCTCCTGGCCACCCTCGGTGCCTGCAAGAGCACCAAGGTGCCGCCCCCGACCGCTCCGACGCCGACCGCGACCACGCCCGGGACCGGTGAGGGGCCCGAGGGCATCGAGGAGGAGATCGTCGGCGAGCCGACTGCCGAGCCCCTGGTTTCCGAGGAGGTCCGCGAAGAGCTGCCCGAGGACCTCGCGCTGCTCAACGCCGGCGGCTACCTCGAGGACATCTTCTTCGACACCAACCTCTACGACATCAAGCCCGAGTACCGCGATGCGCTGGCCCGCAACGCGGCCTGGCTGCAGCAGCACCGCACGATCCAGATCCTGATCGAGGGCCACTGCGACGAACGCAACACACGCGAGTACAACCTCGCGCTCGGTGAGCGCCGGGCGGCGGCGGTGCGCGACTACCTGATCTTCCTCGGCGTCGGGGCCGAGCGCCTGCGCACGATCTCGTACGGCGAGGAGAGGCCGTTCGAGGTCGGCAGCGGCGAACAGGCGTGGCGCCTCAACCGGCGCGCCCACTTCGTCATCACCGCGCGCTAG
- a CDS encoding cytidine deaminase, with the protein MDFSSDDIDRLVAAATAARDHAYAPYSQFRVGAALLLPDRRLSSGCNVENASFGLSVCAERNAVAAAVAAGARRFQALAVVTDSVPPASPCGACRQVLSEFGDFPVILANPAGERVVTSVSQLLPHAFDGRTLERG; encoded by the coding sequence ATGGATTTCTCTTCTGATGACATCGACCGCCTGGTCGCAGCGGCCACCGCGGCGCGGGACCACGCCTACGCCCCCTACTCGCAGTTTCGGGTCGGAGCGGCGCTGCTGCTGCCGGACCGACGGTTGAGCAGCGGCTGCAACGTCGAGAACGCCTCGTTCGGCCTCTCGGTCTGCGCCGAGCGGAACGCGGTGGCGGCGGCCGTGGCCGCCGGCGCTCGCCGCTTCCAGGCGCTCGCCGTGGTCACGGACTCCGTGCCGCCGGCCTCGCCGTGCGGCGCCTGCCGGCAGGTGCTGTCGGAGTTCGGTGACTTCCCGGTCATCCTGGCCAACCCGGCCGGTGAACGGGTCGTCACCTCGGTGTCCCAGCTGCTGCCCCACGCCTTCGACGGGCGGACGCTCGAGCGCGGCTGA
- a CDS encoding PP2C family protein-serine/threonine phosphatase, producing the protein MPRRSISLFRRIEQALETIALGSTPLETIHDTAQLLARVFAEDLGIRGGRIYSQDNGSYELVTTFGDVAKAPLGLRIWRTYPPFEQLLDTGSLVMSRDDARLDQRLEADLGTRDWFAAVSVADGRFVLSFDILQGIEVRDDLIATLNIIRLAINQKLRDEQMQEVMEEARLIQSSILPRHLPRTGDFEIAARSVTAEVVGGDFYDVITLAEDLFVVVVADATGHGLPAALQVRDVFTGLRMGLSREFKLTATVERLNTIIHRSRLATKFVSLFLAELHANGTVLYCNAGHPPALLIHDDGLTDRLQTGGMIIGPTPSATYEIGITQIDPGELLVLYTDGVIEARAPGSTEEYGEDRLLHVVHTARRRDPVAIVERVIADLAEFSQTSHPTDDQTVVVVKRRAEELEEAPA; encoded by the coding sequence ATGCCGCGTCGTTCCATCTCCCTCTTCCGGCGCATCGAGCAGGCGCTGGAGACGATCGCGCTGGGTTCGACGCCGCTCGAGACCATCCACGACACCGCGCAGCTCCTGGCGCGGGTCTTCGCCGAGGACCTCGGAATCCGCGGCGGTCGGATCTACTCGCAGGACAACGGCAGCTACGAGCTGGTGACCACCTTCGGCGACGTCGCCAAGGCGCCGCTCGGCTTGCGGATCTGGCGGACCTACCCGCCTTTCGAGCAGCTGCTCGACACCGGGTCGCTGGTCATGTCCCGGGACGACGCACGGCTCGACCAGCGCCTCGAGGCCGACCTCGGAACGCGCGACTGGTTCGCCGCGGTGTCGGTGGCCGACGGCAGGTTCGTGCTGTCCTTCGACATCCTGCAGGGCATCGAGGTCCGCGACGACCTGATCGCGACCCTCAACATCATCCGCCTCGCGATCAACCAGAAGCTGCGCGACGAGCAAATGCAGGAGGTCATGGAGGAGGCCCGGCTCATCCAGAGCTCGATCCTGCCGCGCCACCTCCCTCGCACCGGCGATTTCGAGATCGCCGCCCGCAGCGTGACCGCCGAGGTCGTCGGCGGCGACTTCTACGACGTCATCACCCTCGCCGAGGACCTCTTCGTGGTGGTGGTCGCCGACGCCACCGGCCACGGCCTGCCCGCCGCCCTCCAGGTTCGCGACGTCTTCACCGGCCTGCGCATGGGCCTGTCGCGGGAGTTCAAGCTGACCGCCACCGTCGAGCGACTCAACACGATCATCCACCGCAGCCGCCTCGCCACCAAGTTCGTCTCCCTGTTCCTCGCCGAGCTTCACGCCAACGGCACCGTGCTCTACTGCAACGCCGGGCACCCGCCGGCCCTGCTGATCCACGACGACGGGCTCACCGACCGGCTGCAGACGGGCGGCATGATCATCGGCCCGACGCCGTCAGCCACCTACGAGATCGGCATCACCCAGATCGATCCGGGTGAGCTGCTCGTCCTGTACACCGACGGCGTCATCGAGGCCAGGGCTCCAGGGTCGACCGAGGAGTACGGCGAGGACCGGCTGCTGCACGTCGTGCACACGGCGCGCCGGCGCGACCCGGTGGCGATCGTCGAGCGGGTGATCGCCGATCTCGCAGAGTTCAGCCAGACGTCGCACCCCACCGACGACCAGACGGTGGTCGTGGTCAAGCGCCGAGCCGAGGAGCTCGAGGAGGCTCCGGCATGA
- a CDS encoding FecR domain-containing protein, with the protein MRKLLLTALLAGVAGPLLASEGDELTSLSYISYLERYATVQPATQQDSIEAVINMPLAPGDRIDTAREARMEVMLADGNAVWIDEYTTLSLDAVAFSRDVNAEQTVLFLGEGTIVVEVGPHRLTNQPVRIDGRSATVYLNDTGLYRVEALPSEGLRVEVWEGLAEASTIAGGVLVRAQSATLVSGGEVVGSESVLNIGDDFASWVEQRRQVIRGESAVHVDARYDRQAAQLDNYGNWVYVSEYNTWAWQPTVDDSWRPYTAGRWYWTEPGWSWISYEPWGWLPYHYGSWYFAAGFGWVWGWQPYWSPAWVSWCWWPGYVGWAPCGYYWGWYWPSYGYYYGYPYDPYPGHPGGGGGQPPRRDAIPRPGSGGEGGSARDVHRAAITRPNEVALDLKGRVRVAGIDRAGWNVISTRDFASPHLSRLVQPGESALRGQDAMGVVMSDALATAPPSMARPSAELERVFRDVERGTTRDITPVMARDASLRGEDALRLVEPTTLEAVTRRSAGSRSTTVRTNAPRETAAGSTAARGTAAPRAAETATDRRVLTTSPSSPLHGGSGQPAAGTARPSTGGGTNSRVHSGSVASNPFVPRSRPASAGSPSGAQAASPYLRGGSLARQPVDLGSRYRAPSSRVMPGPAGGGGSQSPVIVPRSAPSRTGPTVSSSRPAPRNPTASARGSSSAPRSAGSGATSRSHAGSSGGGATSSRPSSGSHRR; encoded by the coding sequence ATGAGGAAGCTCCTACTGACGGCACTCCTGGCCGGGGTCGCGGGGCCGCTGCTGGCCTCCGAAGGGGACGAGCTGACCTCGCTGAGCTACATCTCCTACCTCGAGCGCTACGCCACCGTCCAGCCGGCGACCCAGCAGGACAGCATCGAGGCCGTCATCAACATGCCGCTCGCTCCGGGGGACCGCATCGACACCGCCCGCGAGGCGCGGATGGAGGTCATGCTCGCCGACGGGAACGCGGTCTGGATCGACGAGTACACGACCCTTAGCCTCGACGCCGTGGCGTTCAGCCGCGACGTCAACGCCGAGCAGACCGTGCTGTTCCTCGGCGAGGGCACGATCGTGGTCGAGGTCGGCCCCCATCGGTTGACCAACCAGCCGGTCCGCATCGATGGCCGGTCCGCCACCGTCTACCTCAACGACACCGGGCTTTACCGGGTGGAGGCGCTGCCCTCCGAGGGCCTCCGGGTCGAGGTGTGGGAAGGGCTCGCCGAGGCCTCCACCATCGCGGGCGGCGTGCTCGTGCGCGCCCAGTCAGCGACCCTGGTGAGCGGCGGCGAGGTGGTCGGCTCCGAGTCCGTGCTGAACATCGGCGACGACTTCGCAAGCTGGGTCGAGCAGCGCCGGCAGGTCATCCGCGGCGAGAGCGCGGTCCACGTCGACGCCCGCTACGACCGCCAGGCCGCCCAGCTCGACAACTACGGCAACTGGGTCTACGTCTCCGAGTACAACACCTGGGCCTGGCAGCCGACCGTGGACGACTCGTGGCGTCCCTACACCGCCGGGCGCTGGTACTGGACCGAGCCCGGATGGTCGTGGATCTCCTACGAGCCCTGGGGCTGGCTGCCGTACCACTACGGCTCGTGGTACTTCGCTGCCGGCTTCGGCTGGGTCTGGGGCTGGCAGCCCTACTGGAGCCCGGCCTGGGTGAGCTGGTGCTGGTGGCCCGGCTACGTCGGCTGGGCCCCGTGCGGCTACTACTGGGGATGGTACTGGCCGAGCTACGGCTACTACTACGGCTACCCCTACGATCCTTACCCCGGCCACCCCGGCGGCGGGGGAGGCCAGCCGCCGCGGCGGGACGCGATTCCGCGCCCGGGCAGCGGGGGCGAAGGCGGGTCCGCGAGAGACGTCCATCGCGCCGCGATCACCCGGCCGAACGAGGTGGCGCTCGATCTCAAGGGCCGGGTGCGCGTGGCCGGGATCGACCGCGCCGGTTGGAACGTCATCTCGACCCGGGACTTCGCGAGCCCGCACCTGTCCCGGCTCGTGCAGCCGGGCGAGAGCGCGCTGCGCGGCCAGGACGCCATGGGCGTCGTCATGTCCGATGCCCTGGCCACCGCGCCGCCGTCGATGGCGCGCCCGTCAGCCGAGCTCGAGCGGGTCTTCCGCGACGTCGAGCGCGGCACCACCCGCGACATCACACCGGTCATGGCGCGCGACGCGAGCCTGCGCGGCGAGGACGCGCTGCGGCTCGTCGAGCCGACGACCCTCGAGGCGGTCACGCGGCGCTCGGCCGGATCGCGGAGCACGACGGTCCGCACCAACGCGCCTCGCGAGACGGCGGCCGGCTCAACCGCGGCGCGCGGGACCGCGGCCCCCCGGGCCGCGGAGACGGCCACCGACCGGCGCGTGCTGACCACGTCGCCGTCGTCGCCCCTGCACGGGGGTTCCGGGCAGCCGGCAGCAGGCACGGCTCGCCCGTCCACCGGCGGGGGGACGAACAGCCGGGTCCACAGCGGGTCCGTCGCCAGCAACCCCTTCGTTCCGCGGTCACGGCCGGCGTCGGCCGGGAGCCCGTCAGGCGCGCAGGCTGCGTCCCCCTACCTGAGGGGCGGCAGCCTCGCCCGGCAGCCGGTCGACCTGGGCTCCCGCTACCGAGCGCCGAGCAGCCGGGTGATGCCGGGGCCGGCAGGTGGCGGCGGATCGCAGAGCCCGGTGATCGTGCCGCGCTCCGCGCCGTCCCGCACCGGCCCGACCGTCAGCTCGAGCCGGCCCGCGCCTCGCAACCCGACGGCCTCGGCTCGCGGTTCCTCGTCAGCGCCCCGCTCGGCCGGGAGCGGCGCGACCTCCCGATCGCACGCGGGGAGCTCCGGCGGCGGGGCGACGAGCTCGCGACCGTCGTCCGGTTCTCACCGGCGGTGA
- a CDS encoding thioredoxin family protein, whose amino-acid sequence MSRALALGSVVLVVAVAAGCGGRRDGAPSPQVDQAVTSHARAEVKWETDWSRAFERARREGKPVLVNFYAEWCVWCKHLETITFRDQKVAALLAERVVPLSVDIDGDVQQLIRDHRIEAPPTIVVFDPAGAELGRIPGYLPPTGFLGTVERMLAAPPPASS is encoded by the coding sequence GTGTCGCGAGCTCTGGCGCTCGGTTCGGTCGTGCTCGTGGTGGCTGTCGCAGCCGGCTGCGGCGGTCGCCGGGACGGCGCGCCGTCCCCGCAGGTCGATCAGGCGGTGACCTCGCACGCCCGCGCCGAGGTCAAGTGGGAGACCGATTGGAGCCGCGCCTTCGAGCGAGCGCGACGCGAAGGCAAGCCGGTGCTGGTGAACTTCTACGCGGAGTGGTGCGTCTGGTGCAAGCACCTCGAGACGATCACCTTTCGCGATCAGAAGGTCGCGGCCCTGCTCGCGGAGCGGGTGGTGCCGCTCAGCGTCGACATCGACGGCGACGTCCAGCAGCTGATCCGCGATCACCGCATCGAGGCCCCGCCGACGATCGTGGTGTTCGACCCGGCCGGGGCGGAGCTGGGGCGCATCCCCGGCTACCTGCCGCCCACCGGCTTCCTCGGCACCGTCGAGCGGATGCTGGCGGCCCCGCCGCCCGCCTCGAGCTGA
- a CDS encoding TrmH family RNA methyltransferase, with protein MVDPKKAAWTAARRADRRQRRRQDYRDGLRPFAIAAWNISKEHNVGSLVRTAHATAATEVLLVGERDWNVEAARTAELYTTVLHLRDAGAFRSHLEQRGWQLVAVELHRRAVGLFEASYPDRPCFLVGAELGGIPEELVATAATVVQIPQWGLVPSLNLAVAGSIVVYDYLAKLHRAGRLDRPGGGLLADDDANP; from the coding sequence ATGGTGGATCCCAAGAAGGCCGCGTGGACCGCCGCGCGCCGCGCCGACCGCCGGCAGCGCCGCCGCCAGGACTACCGCGACGGGCTGCGGCCGTTCGCCATCGCGGCCTGGAACATCTCCAAGGAGCACAACGTCGGCTCGCTGGTGCGCACCGCCCACGCCACCGCCGCGACCGAGGTGCTGCTGGTCGGGGAGCGTGACTGGAACGTCGAGGCCGCGCGCACCGCCGAGCTCTACACCACCGTTCTCCACCTTCGCGACGCCGGCGCCTTCCGGTCGCACCTCGAGCAGCGTGGCTGGCAGCTGGTGGCGGTGGAGCTGCACCGGCGCGCGGTCGGCCTGTTCGAGGCGAGCTACCCGGATCGCCCGTGCTTCCTGGTCGGGGCCGAGCTCGGCGGCATCCCCGAGGAGCTGGTCGCGACCGCGGCGACCGTCGTCCAGATCCCGCAGTGGGGCCTCGTGCCCTCCCTCAACCTCGCGGTGGCCGGCTCGATCGTCGTCTACGACTACCTCGCCAAGCTCCACCGGGCCGGCCGGCTCGACCGTCCCGGCGGCGGGCTCCTCGCGGATGACGACGCGAACCCGTAG